TATGAATCATCCCCCGAATTGAGGGTGTATTTTCAAGTTCGACCGTTCTGTTCATCTTTGTCAGGCCCATCCCTCTGAGCACCTTACGATGTTTCTCAGGTCTTCCAATCATGCTTTTTACTAATGTTACTTTCAATTTCTCAGACATATGTATAACCCCATTAAAGGTCTTCAGGTCTTTTCCCACGACGTAACGCAACCGCTTCACGGCTCTGAAGTTGTTGCAATCCCGATATTGTTGCCTTAACCACATTGTGCGGATTATGTGATCCCATGCATTTGGTTAAAATATTCTGAACCCCCGCTGCCTCAAGCACCGCGCGGACAGCACCACCGGCTATGAGTCCGGTTCCCTCGGATGCCGGTTTAAGCAGTACTTTTCCAGCTCCATACTTTCCGAGGACCTGGTAGGGGATAGTTCCTGAATTTAAAGCAATATTTACCATATTTTTTTTGGCTTTTTCCACCCCTTTACGGATGGCTTCAGGTACTTCACCTGCTTTTCCCAATCCACATCCAATTGCACCGTTTCCGTCTCCGACAACAACAATTGCACTAAAGCTGAATCGTCGACCCCCTTTGACCACTTTGGCGACACGGTTAATGTGCACGACTTTGTCAATTAATTGACTTTCGTCTGTATCATACTTGAACAAAGGTTATCCTCCATGTTTTGAATGTCTCAAAATAACAAACCGCCTTCACGTGCACCATCTGAAAGTGCTTTAACACGTCCGTGATATAAAAAACCATTACGGTCAAAAACTACTTTGGTGATACCCTTTTCAACAGCTCGCTGGGCAACAAGTTTACCGATTGCAACAGCATCGACTATTTTCCCGCTTTGCGTAAGCTGGCCTTTAATTTCCGGCTCGGTCGTCGATGCAGCAACCAGTGTATTGCCCTTTACATCGTCTATTATCTGGGCATAGATATGCTTTGAGCTTCTAAATACAGATAAACGAGGGCGTTGCTGTGTTCCAAGAAGTCTTTTTCGAATTCGTATTTTCCGTTTTAAACGCGCTTGCGCTTTTGGATTTGTCGATGCCATTGATTCAACATCCTTATATGTTTTCACATTTTTTTAAAATATGACTATTTTGTACCAGTTTTTCCTGCTTTTCGCTGTATAAATTCTTCAGCGAACTTTATCCCTTTTCCCTTGTAGGGTTCCGGGGGTCTCAGCCGACGAATTGATGCAGCGGTCTGACCGAGCAACTCTTTATCAATACCTGCCAATTTGATAATCGTATTTCTATCAATTGTTGCCGTAATCCCTTCAGGAATTGAAAAGGTCACCGGATTTGAATACCCTATATTAAATACAATGGAATTGCCACTGATTTCAGCACGATATCCAATTCCATTAATCTGGAGTATACGCTCAAACCCCTTACTGACACCGTTAATCATGTTAAATACCAAAGATCGCGTCAATCCCTGCATCGCATTATTGATTCGATCCTTTTTCTCCATAACGACCAACAATACATCTTGATTAATATTTAAATCTATAAACGGATGTATTGTTCGGGACATTTTTCCCTTTTCCCCCTGAACAGTCAAAAACCTGTCCTTGTAGGATATTTTTACATTATCTGGAATAGATATCGGTTTTTTGCCTATCCGAGACATGGGTTTCTCCTCATGCTACCATACATTACACAGAATCTCACCACCGATATTAGTTTTCCTGGCTTCTGTATCGGTTATAATACCTGCTGAAGTAGATAAAATTGCAATGCCCATCCCGTTTAAAACGGATTTTATTTTTTTACTTTTAAAATATTGCCTTCGGCTGGGCTTGCTCATTCGTTTCATTCCAATAAATGCGCTGTTGTTGTTCTTATCGTATTTTAAATAGACCCGTAATATTCCCTGTTTATCATCTTTCACAAACTTAAAGTTTTTTATGTAGCCCTCGTTTTTTAAAACTTTGGCCAGATTAACCTTAAGATTTGATCCCGGAATATCGACACTGGCATGTTTTGCCTTAGCTGCATTTCTTATACGAGTCAACAAGTCCGCAATTGGATCACTCATAGCCATGTTGTCTTCTCCATTAACTTAATTGAGTTTTCGACTTTATAAATATGAATCTCATCAGAGGATTTTGTTACCAGCTTGATTTTATTACACCGGGAAGCTTACCTTCTGACGCAAGTGTTCGAAAACAAATTCGACAAATCCCAAATTTTCTTATAAATGCTCTGGGCCTTCCGCACATGGGACATCGATTATATGCTCTGACTTTAAACTTTGGCGTACTGTTGGCCTTCATTCGAAGCGCTGTCTTTGCCAAAAGATCCTCCTTATTTGTGTTGCCAATCGACTGGACTAAACCGTTTTATCTGGTTAGCGTTATTTCTTTAATATTTAAATAATTTTATAAAATAACACTTTTAATTTCTATAGGGCATCCCCAACAATTTCAGGAGCTCTTTGCCTTCTTCATCTGTTCTGGCAGTGGTTACAATGGTAATATTTAACCCTTTAATTTTATCGAGCTGATCATAATCTATTTCAGGGAATATAATTTCTTCTTTAATTCCCAGAGAATAGTTCCCGTGCCCATCAAATGCTTTTCCAGAAACGCCCTTAAAATCTCTAACTCGCGGAAGAGCAATATTAACCAGTTTATTATAAAAATCATACATCCGGTTACGTCTGAGGGTTACACAACAGCCGATAGGCATACCTTCCCTGAGCTTGAATGCGGCAATCGATTTTTTTGCCCGCGTGATGACAGGTTTCTGACCTGAAATCATTTTGAGCTCTTCAGAAGCCGAATCAAGCAATTTGATATTGTGAATTGCTTCACCCAAGCCCATATTCAACACGATTTTCTCAAGCTTAGGGACCTGATGTAGGTTTTTATAATGAAACCTTTCGATAAGCTTAGGAATAATTTCGCTCTCGTAAATGGCTTTATATTGAGACATTCCTTTTCTCCTTCACAAAACCCTACGCATCTATTGGTTCGTTGCACTTACTGCACATACGAATTTTTTTTCCGTCATCCAGGATCTGCATTTTGATGCGAACAGGGGTCATGCATTTATTACACATCAACATGATATTTGATCTATGAATAGGAGCCTCTTTTTCGATAATTCCACCCTGCCTATTTTGCGCATTAGGTTTCATGTGCTTTTTAACCAAATTTATTTTTTCAACGACGATACGTTTGGTTTTATTATCAATTTTTAATATTTTACCGATTTTTCCGCTGTCTTTACCGGTAATTACTTTAACTTTATCTTCTTTTTTTATCAAACACTTTTCTCTAGCCATGTACCGTTTCTCCACAGGGCAGACGTTTATTTATAATACTTCAGGAGCCAAAGATACGATTTTCATGAATCGTTTTGCTCTAAGCTCCCTGGCTACAGGTCCAAATATACGGGTACCAATAGGTTCTTTCTGCGCATTAATTAATACCGCTGAATTATCATCAAACCGGATATATGATCCATCAGGCCTTCTGAGTTCTTTCTTGGTTCGAACTACTACGGCCTTTAAGACATCACCTTTTTTAACCTTGGCATTCGGTATTACTTCTTTAACGGTAACGACAACTATATCGCCGACGCTAGCATACCGTCTTCTGGAGCCGCCAAGAACTTTAATACAATAAAGCACTTTAGCTCCTGAATTGTCTGCCACAGTCATTCTTGTTTCTGCCTGAATCATCGTTCGCTTCCTTTATTTACACCGCTTTTTCAACTATTTTACTGACTCGCCAATTTTTCGTTTTACTGATAGGCCGGGATTCAGAAATGATAACCTTATCCCCAATTTGGCATTCATTGATGGTATCATGAGCCGCAAATTTTGAACGTCGCCGGACGTACTTTTGATAAAGCGGATGTTTAACTATCCTCTCTACGAGGACAGTTACTGATTTATCCATTTTATTACTGACTACTATTCCGAGCAGCTGTCGTTTCATTCCTCTTTTTTTCATAACTGTCTCAATTCTATATTTTTTTCATTAATAACAGTTTGAATACGTGCTATATCCCGTTTTGTATGCATCAGTCTGCTGCTGTTTTCAAGCTGACCAACTTCATGCTGAAAGCGGAGATTAAACAATTCCTCTTTCATCTCTTTATGTTTCAAATTCAATTCATCGACACTCAGCTGTCTGAATTCGCTTGCTTTCATTATATCTCACTCCTCTCAATAAAGCGTGTTTTAATCGAAAGTTTGTGAGAAGCAAGCCGTAACGCTTCTAAGGCCAACTCTCTAGAGACACCTTCCATCTCATATAGAATTCTTCCAGGTCGTATGATGGCAACCCATCCCTCTGGAGCGCCTTTTCCCTTACCCATTCTGACTTCTGCCGGTTTTTTCGTATAAGGGGTGTCCGGGAAAATACGTATCCACATTTTCCCGCCTCTTTTTACATGACGGGTCATGGCAATACGAGCTGCCTCAATTTCTTTATTAGTGATTCGCCCGCATGCGACTGCCTGTAGCCCGTATTCTCCAAAATTCAGGGCCGTTCCCCGTTTTGAGGCCCCTTTCATTCTTCCTTTTTGTTGTTTACGATATTTGACCTTCTTTGGACTCAGCATGTCCTGTCTCTCCTGTCGGGTGATTAACTTCCGATTCCAATTGGTTCAGACTTTAAAATTTCGCCGTTAAATATAAACACTTTAACACCGATGAGACCGTATGTCGTATGGGCTTCAATAAAACCGTAATCTATATCAGCCCGCAGGGTGTGTAGCGGAACTCTGCCTTCATGATACCATTCTGTTCTAGCCATCTCTGCGCCGCCCAGTCTGCCTGAGCAGATTATTTTTATTCCCTTGGCACCAAACCGCATTGCTGAAGTTACACCACGCTTCATTGCTCTTCTGAAGGCTACCCGTCGTACGATCTGCAACGCAACATTTTCAGCAACCAGTTGAGCGTCGACCTCAGGTTTTCTGACTTCCTGAATGTCGATCATTACTTCATGTGAAATCATTTTTACAAGCTCTTTTTTAAGCTGCGCTATTTCAGCACCTTTTTTCCCAATAATGATTCCCGGTCTGGCGGTAAAAATTCGGAGCCTTATTCGCTTGGCCGATCGTTCTATTTCTATCTTAGAGATCCCGGCATGATAAAATTTCTTTTTTATGAATTTTCGGATATTAAAATCTTCCAAAATATAATCGGCATATTTCTTACCTGCGTACCAGCGAGATTCCCAGGTTTTTACAATTCTCAATCTCAATCCTATCGGATTTACTTTCTGGCCCAAACTTTTACCTCCTTTGCTACAACGTATCTTCAGCCAAAATGACGGTTATATGAGCACTTCTCTTTAAAATTCGGGTACCTCTGCCTCTTGCTCTTGCTCTAAACCTTTTCAAGGTAGGCCCCTGGTCGACAAAAATATTTTTTATCACGAGAGTGTCTACATCAATGTCTGCCTTCTGATCTGCATTGGCTACCGCCGAGTGAATCAGTTTATTCATCATCCCCGCAGCCTTTTGCGGCATAAACTTGAGTGTATTGATACCGACTCCTACAGGCTTACCCTTCACGGCTTGAACGAGCTTTTGAACTTTTTGAGGAGAAATGCGTTGGTATTTGGATACTGCTTTGATCTCCATTTTAGGTTTCCCTTTTATTCTTTAATCACTTCTTTTTAAGTTTTTTATCTCCGGCATGGCCATAAAATGTCCGCGTGGGTGAAAACTCACCGAGTTTATGCCCAACCATGTTTTCGGACACGAATACCGGTATAAACTTTTTTCCGTTATGAACTGCCAGTGTTATCCCCACCATCTCAGGAACTATTGTCGAACGTCTGGACCAGGTTTTTATAACTCTGTTCAAACGCTTTTCCTGAGTTTCTATTACTTTGTTCATTAATTTGGGTTCAATATATGGACCTTTTTTTAACGACCGTGGCATATCTTCTCCTGCATCTTAAAGTCACCTTGCCAAGTTTATCGAACGCATGCGCTATTATGCTGTCCTTTTTTTGACAATGTATCGATCACTTCGTTTGTTTTTGCGAGTCCTGTATCCTTTACTCGGCATACCCCATGGCGAGCATGGATGCCGGCCGCCAGATGACCTTCCTTCACCACCGCCCATCGGGTGATCGACCGGATTCATCGCAACGCCTCTTACTTTCGGTCGTTTACCCAACCATCTTTTACGTCCGGCCTTTCCAAGAGAAATGTTTTCATGGATAACATTTCCCAGCTGCCCGATCGTTGCTTTGCAATTGAGCAATATCATTCTGACCTCACCTGAGGGCAGTTTTATTAAAGCATAGCGATCTTCTTTGGCCATAAGCTGTGCAAACGTGCCGGCACTTCTGACAATCTGAGCGCCCTTTCCGACTCTAAGCTCAACATTATGAATATAGGTTCCCAGCGGAATATTTCTTAACGGCAATGCATTTCCGGGCTTAATATCCGCATCAGGTCCAGACATAATGATATCATTTACCGAAAGATTCATTGGCGCCAGAATATATCTCTTCTCTCCATCTGCATAATGCACAAGGGCAATTCGCGCGGATCGATTCGGATCATATTCTATGGTTGCGACTGTTGCCGCTATCCCGATCTTATCCCGCTTAAAATCGATCAGTCTGTAATGGCGCTTATTTCCACCACCGCGATGCCGACAGGTAATTCGCCCATTCGCATTACGTCCACCGGTCTTTTTTATTGTCCTCAATAAACTTTTTTCCGGCTTATCTGTTGTTATCTCCTGGAAATCCGAAAAAGTTTGAAATCTTCGCCCAGAAGATGTAGCATTTACTCTTTTAACAGCCATTATCTATGCCCCCAGTGCTTATACGCCTTCAAAAAAATCGATACGTTCTCCAGGCATTAATGTCACGATTGCTTTTTTCCAATCTCTTCGCTTACCGAGAATTCGACCTCTACTTTTCACCTTGCCCTTAACTTGGATCGTTCTTACATTTTTAACCCTTACATTAAATATGCCTTCAATGGCACGATGGATATCCACTCTATTGGCTCGGCGGTCTACTTCAAATGAAAGCTGATTAAATGTTTCTTTTTGAATACTGGTCTTTTCGGTAATCAAAGGCCTCTTAATAACATCAAACTGCATCATGCGAGAAGCCTCCCTTCAATATCTTTAATAGATGGCTCAACCAGAATTAATTTTTCATATTTCAAAAGATCATATACATTTAACCCTTCACTCCTGAGCACTTTAACATCAGGAACATTTCGTGAAGACAATTCGAGGTTTTCGTTCTTTTTATCCGTGACTATCAACACTTTTTCCAGGCTCAGGGCATTGAGTACATCAAGGAATTCTTTGGTCTTGATTTTATCAAGATCAAAATTATCCAGAATCGATATCTGTTTTTCCTGCAATTTAGTACTTAAAGCCATCTTAAGCGCTAGTCTTCGTACTTTCTTTGGAATATTAAACGCATAGGATCTGGGTGTGGGACCAAACACGACGCCCCCGCCTCTTAACCCGGGTGCTTTTATATCACCTCTTCTGGCCCGCCCTGTTCCCTTCTGACGAAACAATTTCCGTGTGCTGCCCTTAACGTCCGAACGTCCTTTTACTGAAGCTGTTCCGGAACGTCTTTTTGCCAACTGCATCCTGACAACCTCATGCAGAATGCTCTGTCTCACGAGCACATTGAAAATGTCATCAGACAACTCGACCTGTGAAACCTTTTCGCCTGCTTTATTATGCACATCTACGACAGCCATAATTATCCTCAAATATTTTCTCTGATCTCAAAATAGATATCTCTAAAATTATCCCATACTCTACTATTTTTTCAAAATGGAAAGGATTCCAGAGCGGGCTCCCGGGACAGCACCTTTAAGCAGAATAAGATTTTGATCTGATCTGATATCTACTATTTCCAAATTTCGAATCGTATTCTTACTTTGACCATAATGACCAGGCATCTTTTTCCCTTTGAGAATTTTCGCCGGCCACGCGCACATACCAACCGATCCGGGTGTACGTTTACTGTGCCCGCCGTGCCCCATTGGTCCGCGATGAAATCCATGGCGCTTGATGACACCTGAAAAACCGCGGCCCTTAGATATGCCTGCTACATCGACAAAATCACCAATTTTGAAGATATCAAGAGAAATCTCTTGTCCCAGGCTGTACTCATCCGGGTTCTCAACCGACATCTCTCGAAGCACTTTGGCGGATTTTAAACCGCTTTTTTCCAGATGCCCTTTTGTCGGCTTGTTGGTTCTTGATTCTTTTTTCTCTCCAAATCCCAATTGTAACGCATTGTACCCGTCTGTTAATTCCGTTTTTATCTGGGTGACAACACATGGCCCGACCTGGACCACAGTTACGGGTAAACATATTCCATCCGGGGTGAATATTCGAGTCATCCCCCTTTTTTTTGCTATCAGTCCTTTACACATGATATTCTCTTTTCCCCATCTTACAGTTTAATTTCCACATCCACTCCAGGAGAAAGATCCAATTTCATTAATGCATCGACAGTCTGCTGAGTTGGATCCAAAATATCCAAAAGCCGTTTATGTGTTCTTACTTCAAACTGTTCTCTGGATTTCTTGTCAACATGGGGAGATCGTAAGACACAAAACTTATTTATCTTCGTAGGCAGAGGTATCGGCCCAACTACCTTTGCTCCACTTTTACTTGCCGTATCATAGATATCTACAGCAGACTGATCCAGCAGTTTATTATCATATGCTCTCAGCCTTATTCTGATTTTTGAATTCATTATCATGACTTCAATCTTTCCTATTACTCAAGGATTTCACTTACAACACCAGCACCGACGGTCCGGCCACCTTCTCTGATTGCAAACCGAAGTTCTTTTTCCATTGCAATCGGAGTAATGAGCTCAGCCAAAATCGATACATTATCACCAGGCATTACCATCTCAACCCCATCCGGCAACGTGATCACTCCGGTTACATCCGTTGTACGGAAATAAAACTGCGGACGGTATCCATTGAAAAACGGCGTGTGGCGTCCGCCCTCTTCTTTACTCAAAATATATGTCTCTGCCTTGAACCTCGTGTGAGGTGTAATCGATCCGGGCTTGGCTACTACCTGCCCGCGCTCAACCTCTTCTCTCTTGGTCCCCCGAAGCAGGACACCAATGTTGTCTCCGGCCTGTCCCTCATCCAGAAGTTTGCGGAACATCTCCACTCCGGTACATACCGTCTTGACAGTCGGCCTGATTCCAACGATCTCCACATCTTCTCCGACCTTGATAATCCCCCGATCAACACGGCCGGTGACCACTGTCCCTCGTCCGGATATGCTGAACACATCTTCAATCGGCATCAAAAAAGGTTTGTCAACATCGCGTTCCGGCGCAGGAATATAGTTGTCGATTGCATCCATCAACTGGAATATGCATTTGGCCGCATCGCTGTCGGCATCATCGCTCTCCAGTGCCTTCAATGCGCTGCCGCGAATAATCGGAGTATCATCTCCCGGAAAATCATACTTGTCCAGAAGCTCTCGCATCTCAAGCTCAACCAGCTCAATCAACTCTTCATCATCGACCATATCGCATTTGTTCAAAAACACAACGATCCGGGGAACACCGACCTGGCGAGCCAGCAATATATGCTCCCGGGTCTGCGGCATCGGTCCGTCATCAGCGCCAACCACCAGTATGGCTCCGTCCATCTGAGCGGCTCCGGTGATCATATTCTTGATATAGTCAGCATGGCCCGGACAGTCGACGTGCGCATAGTGCCGTTTTTCAGTTTCATATTCAACATGCGCGGTCGCAATCGTTATGCCCCGGGCTCTTTCTTCAGGCGCCTTATCAATCTGATCAAACGAAATAAAATCCGCCATCCCCTTCAAGCCCATATGCTTTGTAATTGCTGCCGTCAAGGTCGTCTTCCCATGATCGATATGACCGATGGTACCCACATTCACATGAGGCTTTTTCCGCTCATACTTTGCCTTCGCCATTTTTCTTCCCTCCCCTTATCGCGGGATCTATACCTATCTTTCTTCATCCGAAGCTGTCAATAGACACTGTAAACTCCAGCCTCCGGAATAGAAATATAACTATGAGTTTTGCCGCACCTGCTTAAAACAAATTACACACAGGACCGTATCGTTACCATCTGAAATGAGCAAATGCCTTGTTCGCATCAGCCATTTTGTGGGTATCTTCTTTCTTTTTAACAGAAGCCCCTCTGCTGTTTGCCGCATCCATGAATTCACCCGCCAGTTTCTGCGCCATGGTTTTTTCCGAACGCTTGCGCGCAAAGCCAATGATCCACCTTATGGCAAGCGCCGTTCTGCGGGATGTTCGAATTTCTGTTGGAACCTGATACGTAGATCCGCCAACTCGACGCGACTTAACCTCAATCAACGGCCTCACGTTGTCCACGGCAGTCTCAAAAAGTTTGACAACCGATTCTTTTGTCTTGTTCTCCATTATGTCAAAAGACTCGTATATTATCGATTCTGCAAGACTTTTCTTGCCATCCCGCATTATACATTTAACAAATCTCGTGACCATCTTGCTGTTATATTTGGCATCAGGCGCTATCGGTCGCTCAGTGATTTCTCTTCTTCTTGGCATAGCTTACACCATTTCCCCGTTTTTATTCGTTCTACTCCTGATTTTATATTCTATCTGAGTACATACAGGTTATTTAGGCTTTTTGGACCCGTACTTGGATCTGCTCTGCTTACGGTCTTCAACCCCCAAGGTATCCAATGTCCCCCTGACGATATGATATCTGACACCCGGCAAATCCTTAACTCGACCACCTCTTACCATTACAACCGAATGCTCCTGAAGATTATGTCCAATCCCTGGAATATAAGCTGCAACCTCGACGCCGGATGTCAGCCTGACCCTGGCAACCTTGCGCAATGCCGAGTTCGGTTTTTTAGGAGTCGTCGTATAAACCCTGGTACACACGCCTCTTTTTTGCGGTGCGCCTTTCAGCGCTGGCGTATTACTTTTCTTCTCGATTTGTTTCCTACCGTTCCTGACTAACTGGTTTATGGTCGGCATATTATCCTCTTAATCCTGTGTTAATCCAAATCGCCATTAAATGTTAAAGTGTCGGCAAAAGACATGATTATTTATACATCTATAAGAACGTTGTCAAGCGATTTATGAAAAATTAATTAACTTCCACAATATCTCATACTTCAAATTGATATTTTTATTGCCCTGTGTATTATCATGCAAAATATATTTTTTATTAAGCTATTCGTTCGAATTCAATGGGTTAGCCAATAAACATTTACACAGAGGCAATCATCTCCCGAAGGCAAAATCAGCCGGCTCTGTCGCCAGAGATGCCTAAGGCATCTGAATCGACACATCATTGTACTGGGCCATCCCTGTTCCAGCCGGAATAAGCCTGCCCATAATCACATTTTCCTTTAAGCCCCTCAAGGTATCTAAAGCCCCTTCGATACTAGCATCTGTTAAAACCTTGGTTGTCTCCTGAAACGAAGCTGCAGAAATAAAGCTGTCTGTACTCAGCGATGCTTTGGTTATACCGAGGATCAGAGGCTCTGCGGAAGCCGGTTTACCACCTTTTGCTATAACCTCGCTGTTAACTTCTTCGAATGTGGTTTTATCTACCTGCTCATCAACTATAAAATCCGTATCACCCGCATCACGAACCTTTACTCTCCTCATCATCTGACGAACAATAACCTCAATATGTTTATCGTTGATGCGGACGCCCTGAAGCCGATAGACTTCCTGAACTTCATCAACCAGGTACTTGGCCAGAGACACCTCTCCTTTTATATTGAGGATGTCCTGCGGATTGGCGGCCCCCCCAATCAATGGATCACCCGCCCGGACATAGTCCCCTTCATAAACATTAATATGTTTGCCGCGAGGTATAAGATATTCTTTCTTTTCTCCGACCTCTGCAGGGGTAATCGTAACCTTTTGCTTACCTTTTTTAGTACTCTTCATAATAGAGACATACCCGTCAATCTCACTTAAAACGGTTGCCTCTTTCGGTTTTCTGATCTCGAACAGTTCAGCGACACGTGGCAAACCACCCGTAATATCCTTTGTTTTAGTAGTTGCCCTAGGAATCTTTGCAATGACATCTCCCGCCTTAACATCACTTCCATCTTCCACCATCAAAATAGCGTCCGTCGGAAGGATATAACGTGCCATCCCCGATGAAGTTGGAAGTTTAAGCGTTTTACCATCAGCGCCCTTAATGGAGATTCTCGGCCTCACATCCGTACTTTTCGACTCGATTACCGTTCGACTTGACTTTCCGGTAACCGGATCCACTTTCTCCTGAATTGTTTTACCAAGGGAAATATCTCCAAATTTAACTATTCCACCGACCTCGGTAACAATAGGCGTCGTAAAGGGATCCCACGTCGCCAGAAGGTCTCCTGACGAAACTTTCTGACCATCGGCGACATTCAGCCGGGCTCCGTAAATGACTGGAAACCGTTCACGTTCCCTGCCCGCCTCGCCAACAACGGCGAACTCCCCTCCACGACGATTCATGACCACAATCTGATTTTCCGCATTTTTGACGGTATTAAGATCTATATATTTTATGATTCCGTCAACACGGGCTTTAATATCAGCCTGCTCAACTCTCCGACTGGCGGTTCCTCCGATATGAAATGTCCGCATGGTCAACTGCGTACCCGGCTCACCAATCGATTGAGCGGCCAATA
This genomic stretch from Desulfobacterales bacterium harbors:
- the rplX gene encoding 50S ribosomal protein L24, translating into MAREKCLIKKEDKVKVITGKDSGKIGKILKIDNKTKRIVVEKINLVKKHMKPNAQNRQGGIIEKEAPIHRSNIMLMCNKCMTPVRIKMQILDDGKKIRMCSKCNEPIDA
- the rpmC gene encoding 50S ribosomal protein L29 translates to MKASEFRQLSVDELNLKHKEMKEELFNLRFQHEVGQLENSSRLMHTKRDIARIQTVINEKNIELRQL
- the rplV gene encoding 50S ribosomal protein L22, with translation MEIKAVSKYQRISPQKVQKLVQAVKGKPVGVGINTLKFMPQKAAGMMNKLIHSAVANADQKADIDVDTLVIKNIFVDQGPTLKRFRARARGRGTRILKRSAHITVILAEDTL
- the rplN gene encoding 50S ribosomal protein L14, producing MIQAETRMTVADNSGAKVLYCIKVLGGSRRRYASVGDIVVVTVKEVIPNAKVKKGDVLKAVVVRTKKELRRPDGSYIRFDDNSAVLINAQKEPIGTRIFGPVARELRAKRFMKIVSLAPEVL
- the rpmD gene encoding 50S ribosomal protein L30; its protein translation is MSEKLKVTLVKSMIGRPEKHRKVLRGMGLTKMNRTVELENTPSIRGMIHTVSHLVKIEENLYEA
- the rplE gene encoding 50S ribosomal protein L5; this translates as MSQYKAIYESEIIPKLIERFHYKNLHQVPKLEKIVLNMGLGEAIHNIKLLDSASEELKMISGQKPVITRAKKSIAAFKLREGMPIGCCVTLRRNRMYDFYNKLVNIALPRVRDFKGVSGKAFDGHGNYSLGIKEEIIFPEIDYDQLDKIKGLNITIVTTARTDEEGKELLKLLGMPYRN
- the rpsQ gene encoding 30S ribosomal protein S17, which gives rise to MKRQLLGIVVSNKMDKSVTVLVERIVKHPLYQKYVRRRSKFAAHDTINECQIGDKVIISESRPISKTKNWRVSKIVEKAV
- the rpsE gene encoding 30S ribosomal protein S5 — its product is MFKYDTDESQLIDKVVHINRVAKVVKGGRRFSFSAIVVVGDGNGAIGCGLGKAGEVPEAIRKGVEKAKKNMVNIALNSGTIPYQVLGKYGAGKVLLKPASEGTGLIAGGAVRAVLEAAGVQNILTKCMGSHNPHNVVKATISGLQQLQSREAVALRRGKRPEDL
- the rplP gene encoding 50S ribosomal protein L16, whose protein sequence is MLSPKKVKYRKQQKGRMKGASKRGTALNFGEYGLQAVACGRITNKEIEAARIAMTRHVKRGGKMWIRIFPDTPYTKKPAEVRMGKGKGAPEGWVAIIRPGRILYEMEGVSRELALEALRLASHKLSIKTRFIERSEI
- the rplW gene encoding 50S ribosomal protein L23, whose protein sequence is MMQFDVIKRPLITEKTSIQKETFNQLSFEVDRRANRVDIHRAIEGIFNVRVKNVRTIQVKGKVKSRGRILGKRRDWKKAIVTLMPGERIDFFEGV
- the rpsS gene encoding 30S ribosomal protein S19 encodes the protein MPRSLKKGPYIEPKLMNKVIETQEKRLNRVIKTWSRRSTIVPEMVGITLAVHNGKKFIPVFVSENMVGHKLGEFSPTRTFYGHAGDKKLKKK
- a CDS encoding type Z 30S ribosomal protein S14 yields the protein MAKTALRMKANSTPKFKVRAYNRCPMCGRPRAFIRKFGICRICFRTLASEGKLPGVIKSSW
- the rpsC gene encoding 30S ribosomal protein S3; translation: MGQKVNPIGLRLRIVKTWESRWYAGKKYADYILEDFNIRKFIKKKFYHAGISKIEIERSAKRIRLRIFTARPGIIIGKKGAEIAQLKKELVKMISHEVMIDIQEVRKPEVDAQLVAENVALQIVRRVAFRRAMKRGVTSAMRFGAKGIKIICSGRLGGAEMARTEWYHEGRVPLHTLRADIDYGFIEAHTTYGLIGVKVFIFNGEILKSEPIGIGS
- the rpsH gene encoding 30S ribosomal protein S8; the encoded protein is MAMSDPIADLLTRIRNAAKAKHASVDIPGSNLKVNLAKVLKNEGYIKNFKFVKDDKQGILRVYLKYDKNNNSAFIGMKRMSKPSRRQYFKSKKIKSVLNGMGIAILSTSAGIITDTEARKTNIGGEILCNVW
- the rplF gene encoding 50S ribosomal protein L6, with the protein product MSRIGKKPISIPDNVKISYKDRFLTVQGEKGKMSRTIHPFIDLNINQDVLLVVMEKKDRINNAMQGLTRSLVFNMINGVSKGFERILQINGIGYRAEISGNSIVFNIGYSNPVTFSIPEGITATIDRNTIIKLAGIDKELLGQTAASIRRLRPPEPYKGKGIKFAEEFIQRKAGKTGTK
- the rplR gene encoding 50S ribosomal protein L18 produces the protein MASTNPKAQARLKRKIRIRKRLLGTQQRPRLSVFRSSKHIYAQIIDDVKGNTLVAASTTEPEIKGQLTQSGKIVDAVAIGKLVAQRAVEKGITKVVFDRNGFLYHGRVKALSDGAREGGLLF
- the rplB gene encoding 50S ribosomal protein L2, whose protein sequence is MAVKRVNATSSGRRFQTFSDFQEITTDKPEKSLLRTIKKTGGRNANGRITCRHRGGGNKRHYRLIDFKRDKIGIAATVATIEYDPNRSARIALVHYADGEKRYILAPMNLSVNDIIMSGPDADIKPGNALPLRNIPLGTYIHNVELRVGKGAQIVRSAGTFAQLMAKEDRYALIKLPSGEVRMILLNCKATIGQLGNVIHENISLGKAGRKRWLGKRPKVRGVAMNPVDHPMGGGEGRSSGGRHPCSPWGMPSKGYRTRKNKRSDRYIVKKRTA